A DNA window from uncultured Methanoregula sp. contains the following coding sequences:
- a CDS encoding ATP-binding domain-containing protein, whose product MIELVVTLPKYGSDVASQNIWLKISSAFPELNGVCYYMHPILKTRSGVVPDFTLLTQTHQPVVIRCLPYQITKINEINEKFWIVDDMEIDSPIQEAEDFVFLLKSKFGADRELRKRLNPYCILALPLITKKEFESKFPDILNDAIVIWKDSDIKTYLTEINPRLSPDEWRLTRSIIQGINPLTKGGVLKPRIANTLGEAIKSIDSFIALLDDEQEKAALQIAPGPQRIRGMAGTGKTVLLAMKAAQIHQRFPEKHILFTFNTQSLYNQVKTLITKFYRFHSDSDPDWDYLHIRHAWGGPRRSGVYYDTCKRTGISPLQFFEAKQLNWKSPFVSCCKHILSHEIDPRYDYIMVDEAQDFPSEFFQLLFRLTPSPHNIYWVYDELQSLFGEKIPSPEELFGIDKDGKPNVTLEGEAYPGGIEKDFILHRSYRCTQPVLMLAHAIGLGLYSPDGPVQMLSKKESWEAFGYKIERGDLIKDSRLTIFRPKENSPNPINDVYKGSQEVVTSQIFEDRDKEFDWIAQSIFNDITVEKVLPEHIIVVCLDPLNMKKYLPPIQERLYSLGLQSAIPGLVDDSSSFAEDGRVTISTVLRAKGNESYIVYVFNFDVLYDYVESLQNRNRAFTAITRSKGWVRISGIGPGMKKAKKEIDLILSDQPRFNFIFPDMEKIRDLDAEIARRKRDIRKARDNLTGLKNVDLHALVALSEQDPELFEKVMKKIEEVAGKRESK is encoded by the coding sequence ATGATTGAGCTTGTAGTTACACTCCCAAAGTATGGAAGTGATGTGGCATCACAAAATATCTGGTTAAAAATATCTTCTGCATTTCCAGAATTAAACGGTGTTTGTTATTATATGCACCCTATTTTAAAAACTCGATCAGGTGTTGTTCCTGATTTTACATTACTGACGCAAACCCACCAACCAGTTGTGATTCGATGTCTGCCATATCAGATTACTAAAATTAATGAAATCAATGAAAAATTTTGGATTGTTGATGATATGGAAATTGATTCACCAATTCAAGAAGCGGAAGATTTTGTATTTCTGTTAAAGTCAAAATTCGGCGCTGACAGGGAATTAAGAAAGCGATTGAATCCTTATTGTATACTTGCGCTCCCATTGATAACAAAAAAAGAATTCGAGAGTAAATTTCCAGATATTCTAAATGATGCAATAGTGATCTGGAAAGATAGCGATATCAAAACATATCTAACCGAGATCAATCCCAGATTGTCTCCTGACGAATGGCGCCTCACTAGGTCAATTATTCAAGGAATTAATCCCTTAACTAAAGGCGGAGTTCTCAAGCCAAGAATTGCAAATACACTTGGAGAGGCAATAAAATCAATAGATTCATTCATAGCGCTATTAGACGATGAGCAAGAAAAAGCGGCGCTTCAAATAGCACCGGGACCTCAAAGAATTCGCGGAATGGCTGGGACTGGAAAGACTGTCTTATTGGCTATGAAAGCCGCACAAATCCATCAAAGATTTCCTGAAAAACACATTCTTTTCACATTTAATACTCAGAGCCTGTACAATCAGGTCAAAACTCTAATAACAAAATTCTATAGATTTCATAGTGATTCGGATCCTGATTGGGATTATTTACATATCCGTCATGCATGGGGTGGACCAAGAAGATCTGGAGTATATTATGACACCTGCAAAAGAACCGGGATTTCCCCGCTTCAATTTTTTGAAGCTAAGCAATTAAATTGGAAATCTCCATTCGTCTCATGCTGTAAGCACATTTTGTCACACGAAATTGATCCTAGGTATGATTATATTATGGTTGATGAGGCTCAGGATTTTCCATCTGAATTTTTCCAATTATTATTTCGTCTGACACCTTCCCCACATAATATCTACTGGGTATATGATGAACTCCAGAGTTTATTTGGGGAGAAAATTCCATCTCCTGAAGAATTATTTGGGATCGATAAGGATGGAAAACCAAATGTGACTCTCGAAGGTGAAGCTTATCCCGGTGGAATAGAAAAAGACTTCATTCTCCATCGTTCATATCGATGTACTCAGCCAGTTTTAATGTTAGCCCATGCGATTGGTTTAGGTTTATACAGTCCTGATGGTCCCGTACAAATGCTTAGCAAAAAAGAGTCTTGGGAAGCATTTGGTTACAAAATTGAACGCGGAGATCTAATAAAAGATAGCCGACTTACAATTTTCCGCCCGAAAGAAAATAGTCCGAATCCTATAAATGACGTCTATAAAGGTTCCCAAGAGGTAGTAACTTCTCAGATTTTTGAAGATAGAGACAAGGAATTCGATTGGATAGCGCAATCGATTTTTAATGATATTACTGTTGAAAAAGTTTTACCGGAACATATTATTGTTGTTTGTCTTGATCCCCTCAATATGAAAAAATATTTGCCCCCAATTCAAGAACGATTATATTCATTGGGTCTTCAATCAGCGATTCCCGGATTGGTAGATGATAGCTCATCATTTGCTGAAGATGGTAGGGTCACAATATCAACTGTATTGAGAGCAAAGGGGAACGAGTCGTATATTGTCTATGTTTTCAATTTCGATGTACTCTATGATTATGTTGAATCTTTGCAAAATCGCAATCGTGCATTCACTGCAATTACCAGATCAAAAGGTTGGGTTCGAATATCAGGTATTGGGCCAGGAATGAAAAAAGCAAAAAAAGAAATCGATTTAATTCTTTCAGATCAGCCGAGATTCAACTTTATTTTTCCAGATATGGAAAAAATCCGAGATCTTGATGCTGAAATTGCTCGAAGAAAACGTGACATTCGTAAAGCTAGAGATAATCTTACTGGATTAAAAAATGTGGATTTGCATGCACTAGTTGCTCTATCAGAACAAGATCCTGAATTATTTGAAAAAGTGATGAAGAAAATTGAAGAGGTGGCAGGAAAACGTGAATCTAAGTGA
- a CDS encoding DUF2070 family protein has product MSGEMDLRLEALSKYIVTSPSWIKSFALILLLSACVEIMAMLGSNKGLVHPDLFPIAAYFIPAVAALALTPWLARRFSGKLTYGWSGLTAAIGLIIAVFISLSPVIFFAGFAFPTFFAVSLAFVFAFRMLLLAAVVDFHLKRVIVPALLHSGIAVLGAAPFLGLWFVQLSLILHVTFAIGVLVFIIVVERPMKANFKVGPLELANAFLLHLSEGSRKLDDFFRSIGESVVVPEVSLVMKREKKEDIILTIPNVHPGPLGEIGGSNLPKILHGMLGNSSMVFHGAASHDFNPVDEVEVKKLGDSIIAGLPDSCPNAGCTRSLRRTCGSVDVLVQAFGDTVLAVATRSPEVTEDLEFSVGFAIMKAGERHFRNIGFIDAHNCMDALADGVYPATELAMEYLGAAESAFAAAAGQEQAEFSAGYAARTLPYTRQEGFGDLGVQVLVVKAGGQKTAYVLFDGNNMHTGVRDEIRRRLSRVVDECEVMTTDTHVVNTVSGRNQVGLKVPLDAFYPLVEEAVKEALTDATPARTGGTTTWCHGIVVFGSQRVSQIASTVNGMMGFLVPIAIIILLWAFLTTAMAYYLLVY; this is encoded by the coding sequence ATGTCCGGTGAGATGGACCTCCGGCTCGAAGCCCTCTCGAAGTATATCGTGACGAGCCCGTCGTGGATCAAATCGTTTGCCCTCATTCTCCTCCTCTCGGCCTGCGTTGAGATCATGGCAATGCTCGGCAGCAACAAAGGTCTTGTTCACCCGGATCTCTTCCCCATCGCCGCCTACTTCATCCCGGCGGTCGCTGCCCTTGCCCTGACCCCCTGGCTTGCCCGCCGGTTCAGCGGGAAACTGACATACGGCTGGTCGGGGCTCACAGCCGCCATCGGCCTCATCATCGCAGTCTTCATCTCCCTCTCACCGGTCATCTTCTTTGCCGGGTTCGCGTTCCCGACTTTCTTTGCAGTCTCGCTTGCGTTCGTCTTTGCCTTCCGGATGCTCCTCCTGGCTGCGGTCGTGGATTTCCATCTCAAGCGGGTGATCGTGCCGGCGCTCCTCCATTCAGGAATAGCCGTTCTCGGAGCCGCCCCGTTCCTCGGCCTCTGGTTCGTGCAGCTCTCGCTGATCCTCCATGTCACATTTGCCATCGGCGTGCTCGTCTTCATCATCGTGGTCGAGCGGCCCATGAAGGCCAACTTCAAAGTCGGACCCCTTGAACTGGCAAACGCGTTCCTTCTCCATTTGTCGGAGGGCAGCAGGAAACTCGACGACTTTTTCCGGAGCATTGGTGAAAGCGTTGTTGTGCCGGAAGTGTCGCTTGTCATGAAACGGGAGAAAAAAGAGGATATCATCCTCACCATACCCAATGTCCACCCCGGCCCGCTGGGCGAGATCGGCGGGTCCAACCTGCCAAAGATCCTTCACGGTATGCTCGGGAACTCCTCGATGGTCTTTCATGGGGCAGCCTCGCACGATTTCAACCCGGTCGATGAAGTGGAAGTAAAAAAACTGGGAGACTCCATCATTGCAGGCCTGCCGGATTCCTGCCCCAACGCTGGCTGCACGAGATCGCTCCGGCGGACGTGCGGATCGGTGGATGTGCTCGTCCAGGCCTTCGGGGATACCGTACTTGCCGTTGCCACCCGGTCGCCGGAAGTTACCGAAGATCTCGAATTCTCTGTAGGGTTTGCGATCATGAAAGCCGGGGAGAGACATTTCCGTAATATTGGGTTCATCGATGCCCACAACTGCATGGATGCCCTTGCCGACGGGGTTTACCCTGCAACGGAGCTTGCAATGGAGTACCTGGGGGCAGCGGAATCCGCATTTGCTGCCGCGGCTGGCCAGGAACAGGCAGAATTCTCTGCCGGGTACGCAGCAAGGACACTTCCGTACACGCGGCAGGAAGGGTTCGGGGATCTCGGGGTTCAGGTGCTGGTCGTGAAGGCCGGCGGGCAGAAGACCGCGTACGTCCTCTTCGACGGCAACAATATGCACACCGGAGTCCGGGACGAGATCCGGAGAAGACTCTCCCGGGTTGTCGATGAATGCGAGGTTATGACCACCGATACCCATGTGGTCAATACCGTCTCCGGCCGGAACCAGGTGGGGCTCAAAGTCCCGCTCGACGCATTCTACCCTCTGGTCGAAGAAGCGGTAAAGGAAGCGCTCACGGACGCAACTCCTGCCCGGACCGGGGGGACGACGACGTGGTGCCACGGGATCGTTGTTTTTGGTTCCCAGCGGGTCTCCCAGATTGCATCCACGGTGAACGGGATGATGGGTTTTCTCGTACCGATCGCAATCATCATCCTCCTTTGGGCATTCCTCACCACCGCAATGGCATATTACCTGCTGGTGTACTGA
- a CDS encoding V4R domain-containing protein has translation MQSRSGQSRGESARDVRLFSTENSVIAVDSPIKLRILELVAAGPVPFDRIVEETGKAKSTISVHIRDLEQSGLITTETDPRDTRRRLIALSSHAIGRLTNADRDARLPARVRDDMAADRPFRDDDIVSFFRYSVRVFRTQAMAMGINLDPVLQRTGFEVGSVLAPLVAAPNVTEVARKMDLFWQAHGLGAITLASTDPLTLDVRGCFECEDLPVTGHGTCSFDIGVLSAIFSHHLGCPVNVVEEQCYSSGDERCIFVITPLHGAESCPGS, from the coding sequence ATGCAATCCCGCAGCGGCCAAAGCAGGGGGGAAAGCGCCCGGGATGTCCGGCTCTTCTCAACCGAGAACTCGGTAATAGCCGTGGACAGTCCCATCAAGCTCCGGATCCTGGAACTCGTTGCAGCGGGACCGGTCCCGTTCGACCGGATCGTTGAGGAGACCGGGAAGGCCAAGTCCACCATATCCGTGCATATCCGCGATCTCGAGCAGTCGGGACTCATCACCACCGAAACCGATCCCCGGGATACCCGCAGGCGGCTCATCGCGCTCTCGTCCCATGCCATCGGCAGGCTTACGAATGCCGACCGGGACGCCCGGCTGCCCGCCCGCGTCCGCGACGATATGGCCGCTGACCGGCCCTTCCGTGATGATGACATTGTCTCCTTTTTCCGGTACTCTGTCCGGGTCTTCCGGACGCAGGCCATGGCCATGGGGATCAACCTGGATCCCGTGCTCCAGCGGACCGGCTTTGAGGTGGGAAGTGTGCTCGCTCCCCTCGTTGCCGCACCTAATGTAACAGAAGTTGCACGAAAGATGGATCTCTTCTGGCAGGCACACGGACTGGGTGCGATCACGCTTGCGTCAACCGACCCGCTCACGCTCGATGTCCGGGGATGTTTCGAATGCGAGGACCTGCCGGTCACCGGCCACGGGACCTGTTCATTCGATATCGGTGTCCTTTCGGCCATCTTCTCACACCATCTGGGCTGCCCGGTCAATGTTGTCGAGGAGCAGTGCTATTCTTCCGGGGACGAGCGGTGCATCTTCGTGATCACGCCCCTGCATGGCGCGGAAAGCTGCCCCGGTTCCTGA
- a CDS encoding FprA family A-type flavoprotein — MKAESYKIADGVYWVGSLDWDLRTYHGYTLDGTSYNCYLVFGEKTALIDNVYPGHSAQMWARIADAFKKEGKKEQIDIIVQNHVEKDHSGALVEIHKKYPKAPIYCTEVAEKGLLRHFPALAGAVFHHVNTGETLDLGGKTLAFVQAPLLHWPDSMFTLYAEKGILFPNDAFGQHICCAKRLDTDIPEHVLMDATQKFYANLIVPLTPLFLKKAEELTGLGLIENVKMIAPSHGQIWTDPGKVLGAYVSWASGSARKNKVTVIYDTMHGSTKMLAHGLAEGVIAGGCDVKLFNLHEDERSEIVKHILDSKAIMVGVPTINDMPYPSIGDLLYYLKGLHFNRTGERFAFTFGSMGGKGGAVKMVADELKSAGFTVVGSQEVLYVPDAPELDAAFAEGLAMAKRITRK; from the coding sequence ATGAAAGCAGAATCCTACAAGATTGCTGACGGCGTGTACTGGGTCGGATCCCTGGACTGGGACCTCCGCACCTACCACGGATATACACTCGATGGAACGTCCTACAACTGCTACTTGGTCTTTGGTGAGAAGACCGCACTCATCGACAACGTGTACCCGGGACACTCAGCCCAGATGTGGGCCCGCATTGCCGATGCATTTAAGAAAGAGGGAAAAAAGGAGCAGATCGACATCATTGTCCAGAATCATGTCGAGAAGGATCACTCGGGAGCGCTCGTCGAGATCCATAAAAAGTACCCCAAGGCGCCGATCTACTGTACAGAAGTTGCCGAGAAAGGACTCCTCCGGCATTTCCCGGCCCTTGCGGGTGCAGTATTCCATCACGTAAACACCGGCGAGACCCTGGATCTTGGCGGCAAGACACTGGCGTTTGTCCAGGCCCCGCTCCTCCACTGGCCGGATTCCATGTTCACGCTCTATGCAGAGAAAGGGATCCTCTTCCCGAACGATGCGTTCGGCCAGCATATCTGCTGTGCAAAGCGGCTGGATACGGATATCCCCGAGCACGTGCTGATGGATGCCACGCAGAAGTTCTACGCCAACTTGATCGTGCCGCTGACCCCGCTCTTCTTAAAGAAAGCAGAAGAACTGACCGGCCTTGGCCTTATCGAGAACGTGAAGATGATTGCACCATCCCACGGCCAGATCTGGACGGATCCCGGCAAAGTTCTCGGCGCGTACGTTAGCTGGGCCAGCGGCTCTGCCCGGAAGAACAAGGTGACTGTCATCTACGATACCATGCACGGATCCACAAAGATGCTCGCCCACGGTCTTGCAGAAGGCGTGATCGCCGGGGGATGCGATGTGAAGCTCTTCAATCTCCATGAAGACGAACGATCCGAGATCGTCAAGCATATCCTGGATTCCAAGGCGATCATGGTAGGCGTCCCGACCATCAACGATATGCCGTACCCGAGCATCGGGGATCTCCTCTACTATCTCAAGGGCCTGCACTTCAACCGGACCGGTGAGCGGTTCGCATTCACGTTCGGGTCCATGGGAGGAAAAGGCGGTGCCGTGAAGATGGTTGCCGATGAGCTCAAATCCGCAGGTTTCACGGTCGTGGGATCGCAGGAAGTCCTGTACGTTCCCGATGCCCCCGAACTCGATGCAGCGTTTGCCGAAGGACTGGCAATGGCAAAACGCATCACGCGCAAATAA
- a CDS encoding S16 family serine protease — MDPPLHGPARHRQDEPREEHSYGSRAEVCPDQSWRGPGRAEIRGHRRTYIGALPGRIIQGIQKAGTKNPVFILDEIDKLASSYAGDPASALLEVLDPEQNSTFSDHYLEVPYDLSEVLFIATANSLATIPAPLLDRMELIEISGYTKNEKFAIAKDHLIPEVIQEHGLDTGSLRFDDEAVRIIIDKYTREAGVRWLKKQLAKIARYVSAKIVSDSAILPVIVTPAGLADILGKEIIRQEVARKEPAAGVVTGLAWTPVGGEILFIEGTFMPGTGKLTLTGQLGDVMKESATISLSLIRSRVVHSEHAFNFLASDIHLHVPSGATPKDGPSAGVTLFTALASLITGKTADPALAMTGEITLSGTVLPVGGIKEKVLAAHRAGIKKVILPKENERDLAEVPEDVRAELVFVPVGTVEDVLKEALDLELPKNLAMQTGSSVVPAQNL, encoded by the coding sequence ATCGATCCTCCTCTTCACGGGCCCGCCCGGCACCGGCAAGACGAGCCTCGGGAGGAGCATAGCTACGGCTCTCGGGCGGAAGTATGTCCGGATCAGTCTTGGCGGGGTCCGGGACGAGCCGAGATCCGGGGGCACCGGAGAACCTATATCGGTGCTCTGCCCGGAAGGATCATCCAGGGGATACAGAAAGCCGGGACCAAGAACCCCGTCTTCATCCTCGACGAGATTGACAAGCTTGCCTCATCCTATGCGGGAGACCCGGCAAGTGCCCTTCTTGAGGTGCTGGACCCCGAGCAGAACAGCACGTTCTCGGATCACTACCTTGAGGTGCCGTACGATCTTTCGGAAGTCCTCTTCATTGCAACCGCCAACTCCCTTGCAACCATCCCGGCCCCGCTCCTGGACCGGATGGAACTCATCGAGATCTCGGGCTATACCAAGAACGAGAAGTTCGCGATAGCAAAGGATCACCTGATCCCCGAGGTCATACAAGAGCACGGTCTCGATACCGGCAGTCTCCGGTTTGATGATGAAGCCGTCCGGATAATCATCGACAAATACACCCGGGAAGCCGGGGTCCGGTGGCTGAAAAAGCAGCTGGCAAAAATCGCCCGGTACGTGTCTGCAAAGATCGTTTCCGATTCGGCGATTCTGCCGGTAATCGTGACTCCGGCCGGTTTAGCGGATATCCTGGGAAAGGAGATTATCCGGCAGGAAGTGGCAAGGAAGGAGCCCGCGGCCGGTGTCGTGACCGGGCTTGCCTGGACGCCGGTCGGGGGCGAGATCCTCTTCATCGAAGGAACGTTCATGCCGGGTACCGGCAAGCTCACGCTCACGGGCCAGCTGGGCGATGTGATGAAGGAATCGGCAACCATCTCCCTCTCCCTCATCCGCTCGCGGGTCGTGCATTCGGAACATGCCTTCAATTTCCTGGCAAGCGACATCCATCTCCACGTCCCTTCGGGGGCCACTCCCAAGGACGGCCCCTCAGCAGGTGTCACGCTTTTTACGGCACTGGCATCCCTCATAACGGGAAAAACCGCGGATCCGGCGCTTGCGATGACCGGCGAGATCACCCTGAGCGGAACCGTTCTTCCGGTTGGCGGCATCAAGGAGAAAGTCCTTGCGGCTCACCGGGCCGGGATCAAAAAAGTGATCCTGCCAAAGGAGAACGAACGGGATCTTGCTGAGGTGCCGGAAGATGTCCGGGCCGAACTGGTCTTTGTTCCGGTCGGGACCGTGGAGGATGTACTGAAGGAAGCCCTGGACCTGGAGCTTCCAAAAAATCTGGCAATGCAGACCGGCAGCAGTGTTGTTCCGGCGCAGAACCTTTAA
- a CDS encoding MarR family transcriptional regulator: protein MMDEEEQLYEAFLNLFRIKNECSCSIFSECGISDLTVRQIAYLRMIDEHGEVSFSRLAEITKTSKPTVTEMINKCERMACVYRERCPDDGRIQYIRLTEKGKTIAQAEKAALQRVIERMMETLDEDERDLLIGILQKVR, encoded by the coding sequence ATGATGGACGAAGAGGAGCAGCTCTACGAGGCATTCCTGAATCTTTTCAGGATCAAGAACGAGTGCTCCTGTTCGATCTTTTCCGAATGTGGAATCTCCGACCTGACCGTCCGGCAGATCGCGTACCTGAGAATGATCGACGAACACGGAGAAGTCAGTTTCAGCAGGCTTGCGGAGATCACAAAAACCTCCAAACCCACGGTCACCGAGATGATCAACAAGTGTGAACGGATGGCCTGCGTGTACCGGGAGCGCTGTCCCGATGACGGCCGTATCCAGTACATCCGACTGACCGAGAAAGGAAAAACGATCGCACAGGCAGAAAAGGCTGCCCTGCAACGGGTGATCGAACGAATGATGGAAACGCTCGATGAGGACGAGCGGGATCTTCTCATCGGGATCCTGCAGAAAGTCCGGTAA